In a single window of the Lodderomyces elongisporus chromosome 4, complete sequence genome:
- the HEM12 gene encoding Uroporphyrinogen decarboxylase in heme biosynthesis (BUSCO:EOG09262JZK), with protein sequence MSDFAPLKNDLILRAAKGEKVERVPIWIMRQAGRYLPEYHEVKGNKDFFQACQDAETASAITIQPVDHFDGLIDAAIIFSDILVIPQAMGFEINMVEGKGPVFASPLRSPDDLARIDLNPDVKVKLDWAYKAITLTRKKLDGRVPLLGFVGAPWTLLVYMTEGQGSKMFRFAKQWIFEYTEAAHKLLQATCDACIEFLAQQVVAGAQMLQVFESWAGELSPADFNTFSLPYLKQIASRLPKRLSELGIKEKIPLTVFAKGAWYALDDLCNAGYDTVSLDWLYDPKAARKVVGDRRITLQGNLDPGVMYGSDDVIDQKVKEMISGFGKENYIINFGHGTHPFMKPEKIERFLKSCHKYGTA encoded by the coding sequence ATGTCTGATTTTGCACCATTGAAGAATGATCTCATTCTCAGAGCAGCTAAAGGAGAGAAAGTAGAAAGAGTACCAATATGGATTATGCGTCAAGCAGGACGATATTTGCCAGAGTACCACGAAGTCAAAGGGAACAAGGATTTTTTCCAAGCATGCCAGGATGCGGAAACGGCATCAGCTATTACGATCCAGCCTGTTGACCATTTCGATGGTTTGATTGATGCTGCGATCATCTTCAGCGACATTTTAGTGATTCCACAAGCAATGGGCTTTGAGATAAACATGGTAGAGGGTAAAGGTCCGGTGTTTGCCTCGCCATTGAGAAGTCCAGATGATCTTGCACGTATTGACTTGAACCCAGACGTCAAGGTAAAGCTTGACTGGGCATACAAAGCCATCACATTGacgagaaaaaaattggatgGCAGAGTTCCGCTTTTAGGTTTTGTTGGGGCTCCATGGACGCTTTTAGTGTATATGACAGAGGGTCAAGGTTCAAAAATGTTTAGATTTGCCAAGCAATGGATATTTGAGTACACCGAAGCCGCACACAAACTCTTGCAAGCAACATGTGATGCTTGTATCGAGTTTTTGGCTCAGCAGGTGGTTGCCGGTGCCCAAATGCTCCAGGTCTTTGAATCATGGGCCGGAGAGTTGAGCCCAGCAGATTTCAACACGTTTTCCTTACCATATTTGAAACAAATTGCATCGAGATTACCAAAGAGATTATCAGAATTGGGAATTAAGGAGAAGATCCCATTGACTGTTTTCGCCAAGGGTGCATGGTATGCTCTTGACGATTTGTGCAATGCAGGGTACGACACAGTATCACTCGACTGGCTCTATGATCCTAAAGCCGCTAGAAAGGTAGTTGGCGACAGACGCATCACTTTGCAAGGTAACTTGGACCCCGGTGTCATGTATGGTTCTGATGATGTTATTGATcaaaaagtgaaagaaaTGATTAGTGGCTTCGGCAAGGAGAACTACATTATAAACTTTGGACACGGAACACATCCATTTATGAAACCAGAAAAGATAGAGCGCTTCTTGAAGCTGTGTCATAAATATGGCACGGCATAA